The genomic DNA CGCACTCATATAGAGTGCGACAAAATACCTCAAGCAGATCGACGCAGCCAAGACAGGATTTCAATCCACGCACTCATATAGAGTGCGACTTTTGATTAAACCCGTGACTTTAGTTTTGTGAATAATTTCAATCCACGCACTCATATAGAGTGCGACGCCATAAAATCACCCCAATACCCGTATATGTGGTATTTCAATCCACGCACTCATATAGAGTGCGACAGCGAAAATGCAGTAATTCATACCCTAACGATATCAATTCCACACATTATCGTAAAAACTGATGCCAAATAAGCTTGAATCAACTATTGACTTTTAAGGTTAAATAGCCATCCCAACACTTTTCGACAAATTTCGAGGTGCGAAGGACCCGGGATTTTCATGTGCGCTTGGGGTTCGCACCGAAGCGCCTTCTATATGATACCCTATTTTTAATGAGTAGATCAATCAACTTAGTTTCGACACTATTTTACCATAAAAACCCTATCATTCTCTTATTTATACGATATAATAAAAGATATGGATAGTTCTTTTAGACTACAGTCACATCGAATTACCCATAACATACATAAAAAGGGGAATACAGATGAAAAAACTTAGCGTATTTATGTTAGTATTATGTTGCTTTTCTATTTTGGCAGCCTGCTCTACTGATCCTGTTAAAAAAGATTTAATTACGTATATCAATGATGGAATGCTTCCCTTGGCACAAGATGAAACAGCAGTAACTGACAAGTATGAGGCCGTGACTAAAGATGATAACGCAGATGATCTAACACTATATAATACTTTAAATGATGAAATCATCCCGGAATACAGCAAATTTGTCGATAAAGTAGAAGCTGTAAAAACGGAAACTCCTGAGGTAAGAGCCGTTCACGAAATCTACATCAAGGCCGTTAATATCCAAAATGAAGCCATGATTACGATGGTAGATGCGTTGGATAAACAGGATCTGAACTTAGTCAATGAAAGTAACGCCAAGCTCAGCGAGGGTAGAAAGCTAATCAGAGATTTTCAAGAACAACTCAACACACTTGCCAAAAAGCATGATGTGGAAATGAACAAGAATTAAGATTTAAAGCTCCCATCAGGGGAGCTTTTTCTATATCTCTTAGGAATACTCGAAGCAAATGACCGCTTTACCCAATTCTCTATCATAAAATAAATAGGCAGAATCCGCCCCGAACACTTGAAAATAATATCCGGTAATGGAACCCGATATAGGTAAACGTCTCGCCATTGGCACGTTTAGGTACATGAAGCAAGTTCGTCTGTTCGAACTAGAACAACTCTTAGATAGATTCACCATATTCCTTTATATAGCTTTGGGGCTCTTCGGACTGAAATGCGATATCATCCAATATACTGTTTACTTCAGGAAAACTCACTCCCCTACCACTGGATTTCTTTTCCTCAAAATCGCGGATGAGTTCTTCTACGGACTCTTTGGCATCAACTCTTTTTTCTTTTGCTGAATATCCACCTTATATATATGTCCTCCTCATATGATGTATGGTCTATACCCATTTCATTGAATGGTAACAAACGGGTTTGAAGTTCGCTATAAGTGGGCCGTCTACTTTCTGTTGTGTTGGTTCAATGCGATTAAGATGGTGACAATTAATCCGATCAACGCAACCAGCAGCGTACCGAACATCATCATTAATGTCAAAGCATCTTTAACCTCCACGGCCCTCACATCCTTTGCAGGAGACTAGCCAACTGCCCACCCAAGCCATTTTGTCGTCAGCGTTGCAACTACACCTATGGTTTGTTATGTACGGGCATACATTTCCTCTTCTACTCTTTCAATCGCTTGAATCAACGTCATGTGAGGGTCCTCATGCTTATACTGAATGGCCTGTTCGCCTGTACCGCCAGCATCACACCATTCCCAGTACATATGCACATCTACGGATTCCAGAAAATATACAGATAAGGCTTCGACCGGATTCATAGCATACATCGCCATAAAGGCTTCATTCGAGAGTTGCTTATAACGCAGGTATTCGTCTTTCATCAGGTAGAGCAGATGTTGGATTGCCTGTTCATTCACATTGATGATACGACGGATGAACGCATTGCGTCTTTCAACGGTATTCAGTATGATTTGCATAGCATGACGAATCTGCACAGCTTCAGGACTGATTTTGAGCAGGTGAATTAAATCATTAGTGGTTAAATTAGGGTTCCAGGGAGCTGGCTCAATAATCCGTGTCCATGCATCGTTATACCCTCTTTCAAAAACCTCAATCGCGTCCGAAACATTGACACCGATGGTTTGCCATTTCCGATGAAGTGCATCCACAATATGATAATAGTGTAGCTCTGCTGCTTCCTGCTCTCCCTTTTCCTGCTCCCACACCTGATTCATGCGTACAATATCCTTGATCCCTTGCACATTCGCTTTCCGTTTTTCAGTCACAGGTATCATCCTCCATTGAAATTCTGGTAAAATAGCAATAGCAAAGCTAAGGGTATGTTCGTTACATCCCTTTGGGTTGGTATTATATTCGCATTAGCGAATAAATCGTATATGCATTATATTATTCGCATAAATGAATAATGTCAATGAGTTTTTAGGAGGTTTCTTTTTCTTGCTAAAATTAAATATAAG from Paenibacillus sp. FSL R10-2782 includes the following:
- a CDS encoding putative holin-like toxin, coding for MEVKDALTLMMMFGTLLVALIGLIVTILIALNQHNRK